One Algibacter sp. L3A6 genomic region harbors:
- a CDS encoding gliding motility-associated C-terminal domain-containing protein → MKKFYTKQFSVSNTSLSLMCFTVLLLLSVFNGYSQVIVDFTPRQSSFNIQGDFSMIGNTNLTLSDYDDTSSNGEDMRYVDIDGDSRTFNSSSSILEFSTESGALVECSNIVYAGLYWTGRASLDGADANEDGDGNPDTFSVTKDAITKDFNKRKVLFKGPGFNYQEITATGIEFPDDESNNMYAAYADVTDLLVANEGAGVYTVADIATIEGNGYPTGYYGGWGLVVVYENYKMKWRDISVFDGFAYVSSGGGNEYIDISGFKAVEEGDVNIKLGVMAGEGDVGVGGDRLSIMIRDTDDVQGIPATFLNNSYRDLVHPGNTVDNFFNSSIYTHNGAPGKRTPDLNNNTGVDIAVFNIENSDQSLIENGQNYTRFKYNSSQDTYIIFNATFAVDAYVPKPEGVITATTVNGTPPTSLEPTDSAEYIIDIKNTGSEATNNTVVTIPLPDSVNPNDLNINTKSSIIPAPTSEIDPTIGTNGAIVWNIGTLPVPIDRDTVLASISFSLTVTTDCDFYQDDEDKFVSVNGKISGVGATSGAPFDLTLIQGYEMSGNCIGASIAAPIIIPINYKSYVDSPPTGDAPADIMIDCGEVVPVADTALVTNLQDNSGETPIVAFVEDVSNNATPEVITRTYSITDDCGNVTNVTQQITRMPSPPPTAMCQDIDVILDTTGNATITADQIDNGSSACSGAVTLSASQTEFTCSNVGVNTVTLTVTDVSGQTATCDATVTVIDDINPEALCQPVTIYLDAAGVATLAPSDIDNGSNDICGIKSLEVDKDTFSCTDLGTNTVTLTVTDNSDNASTCTAEVTVVDNIPPTAICANITVQLDASGNASINPEDIDGGSSDNCSTITFSASKTAFTCDDLGVNSITLTVTDANSLETTCTAEVTVVDSIAPEAICFNEIDVAIDSAGNASITVADINNGSTDNCSIDSITIDKTNFDCSNIGANTVTLTVTDTSGNSDTCTTTVNIVDNQGPAVACKSITVELDANGVATIVPGDVDDGSSDCSGLSSTTLSQTTFDCSNLGANNVTLTVTDNGGNVESCIAVVTVVDNVKPTVICQNIVAQLDATGNVTINATDVDNGSNDACGIDTLTLDVTDFTCDNIGANTVTLNVIDVNGNSETCTATVTVEDNVAPTALCQAITVQLDATGNATITPSQIDNGSTDSCGIDTRTLDITTFDCSNIGDNTVELTITDINGNASSCTTTVTIEDNVAPTVLCQAITVQLDAAGNASITPEQIDNGSTDSCGIDTRTLDITTFNCSTIGDNTVELTVTDINGNASSCTTTVTVEDNVAPVGICQPFTAQLDASGSVTITPDDVNNASTDACGIQSLSLDKTTFDCTSIGDNTVELTVTDNNGNTSTCTTTVTIEDNIAPVVLCKDATVQLSGEGFITISPVDIDNGSYDSCSTVTMTVSPSILECSNVGENTVTLTVKDLNGNEEKCTAIVTVEDITPPTVLCQAITVQLDADGNASITPEQIDNGSTDSCGIDTRTLDITTFDCSTIGDNTVELTVTDINGNSATCTTIVTVEDNIAPTVICQDIVVQLNSSGIATITAEDVDNGSNDACGIQSTSLDITTFDCSDVGVNTVTLKAVDANGNESTCDALVTVEDNVAPVIACKNITVRLDETGSVIIEPSDIDDGSSDCSSEVTLAASQTVFDCSNIGANTVTLTVTDAYGNAGTCDALVTVLDIVPPTAICQAITVQLDADGNATITPEQIDNGSNDACGIQDLSLDITTFDCSNIGDNTVELTVTDNNDNVSTCTAIVTVEDTTAPEAICKDITIQLNSAGNADIVANDIDGGSTDNCGIPALSASQLNFTCADIGANTVTLTVTDSSGNEDTCTATVTVEDTIDPTVECKNITVQLDNTGTVSILPEDVDNGSADCSGEVSLSVSQTTFDCTNIGENTVTLTVTDINGNDSFCDAIVTVEDITPPTAICQAITVQLDADGNATITPDQIDNGSNDACGILSTSLDITTFDCSNIGDNTVELTVTDNNNNVSTCSAIVTVEDNIAPEAICQSITVQLDSNGTATIVADDIDNGSNDNCGTVTLAASQTIFTCTDVGDNNITLEVTDANNNVSTCTAIVTVEDNLPPTILCQDITVQLDSDGLATIAALDIDGGSTDACGTVSLTASQASFDCSNIGDVIVTLTATDVNGNSSTCDATVTVEDNIAPTITCPADVVITADAGQCTATNVDLGLTTTSDNCEVASITNNALEPFVLGETIVTWTVTDTSGNETTCEQKVTVTDGNLPEVVCPADVSVFVDADSCNATNVELGTLDIQDCTSVITVNDAPEAFPIGDTLVTWTVTDSEGNISTCTQTVTVVDNIPPTFVEELPAETITIECNVVPTPETFTGADNCATPVVTFNEERTDGSCTNNYTLVRTWTVTDAANLTTSFTQTITVQDTTAPTFVGDLPSANLVAECDTVPTAETLTAEDSCGTATVTVQDIITNGDCTSNYTIARVWTAEDECENKTSYTQIISVRDTTPPVFDAPLPAETLEVECDAIPDAEVLTATDNCGNAAVEVNDVRTDGDCPSNYIITRTWTATDDCDLIAEHTQIITVIDTTAPTPSTTFDAILDVSCTDIPEVPTIEFTDNCSDNVTVEYSETNSFDKTVLVDYQIVRSWKATDACDNSETYTQTLNVALDEIYSDIVAPDWCYKEGVLDLNEFIDPALDTDGTWELLEGDLKATLTNNLFDPSTLELSADFLPNDGGIDYLFRYSTTNNGCISITEITMNIHADCDVLPCGENDIAISTAITPNGDGINDTFDISGIDLCGFVASVKIFNRWGAIVYESSNYTLGSMSTSGSEGDWDGYSPTSAIGNNGKLPNGTYYYIIHLQDSGLAPLTGPIYLGTK, encoded by the coding sequence ATGAAAAAATTCTACACTAAACAATTTTCAGTATCTAACACATCACTTAGTTTGATGTGCTTTACTGTTTTGCTTCTCTTATCTGTTTTTAATGGTTATAGCCAAGTAATTGTTGACTTTACACCAAGACAAAGCTCCTTTAATATACAAGGGGATTTTTCCATGATTGGAAACACCAACCTTACTCTTTCCGACTATGATGATACATCTAGTAACGGTGAAGATATGAGGTATGTGGATATCGATGGCGATTCCCGCACATTCAACTCATCATCTTCTATTTTAGAATTTTCAACAGAAAGTGGAGCGCTCGTTGAATGTTCTAACATCGTTTATGCTGGATTATATTGGACGGGTAGAGCAAGTCTTGATGGTGCAGATGCTAACGAGGATGGAGACGGAAACCCAGATACATTTAGTGTAACTAAAGATGCTATCACTAAAGATTTCAATAAAAGAAAAGTCTTATTTAAAGGACCAGGTTTTAATTACCAAGAAATTACAGCAACAGGCATTGAGTTCCCGGATGATGAATCGAACAACATGTACGCTGCTTATGCAGATGTTACCGATTTACTTGTAGCTAATGAAGGTGCTGGTGTGTACACTGTTGCAGATATTGCCACTATAGAAGGTAACGGCTACCCTACTGGTTATTATGGTGGTTGGGGATTAGTTGTAGTCTACGAAAACTATAAAATGAAATGGCGTGACATTAGTGTTTTTGATGGATTTGCTTACGTAAGTTCTGGTGGTGGAAACGAATATATTGATATAAGCGGTTTTAAAGCTGTTGAAGAAGGAGACGTTAATATAAAACTAGGTGTAATGGCTGGTGAAGGTGATGTTGGTGTTGGTGGAGATAGACTTTCTATTATGATTCGTGATACTGATGATGTTCAAGGCATACCTGCTACTTTTCTAAACAATTCTTATCGCGATTTAGTACATCCTGGTAATACGGTTGATAACTTCTTTAACTCTTCGATATATACGCATAACGGTGCTCCTGGAAAACGAACTCCAGATTTAAACAATAATACGGGTGTAGATATTGCTGTATTCAATATTGAGAATTCTGATCAGTCTTTAATAGAAAATGGACAAAATTACACTCGATTTAAATATAATTCTTCTCAAGATACTTATATTATTTTCAACGCTACCTTTGCTGTAGATGCTTATGTCCCAAAACCAGAAGGCGTTATAACTGCAACAACTGTAAACGGGACTCCGCCTACAAGTTTAGAACCTACTGACAGTGCTGAATACATTATTGATATAAAAAATACAGGATCTGAAGCAACAAACAATACCGTTGTAACAATACCACTTCCTGATTCTGTAAATCCTAATGATTTAAATATAAATACAAAAAGTAGTATTATTCCAGCTCCGACTTCAGAAATAGATCCTACCATAGGAACAAATGGAGCTATAGTATGGAATATTGGTACACTACCAGTGCCAATAGATCGTGATACCGTTTTAGCAAGCATAAGTTTCTCTTTAACGGTAACTACAGATTGTGATTTTTATCAAGATGATGAAGATAAATTTGTTTCTGTAAACGGAAAAATTAGTGGTGTTGGAGCTACCTCTGGTGCACCATTCGATCTTACTCTTATTCAGGGTTACGAAATGTCTGGAAATTGTATTGGAGCTAGCATAGCTGCACCTATAATTATTCCTATCAATTATAAAAGTTATGTAGACTCTCCTCCAACTGGAGATGCTCCTGCAGATATAATGATTGATTGTGGAGAGGTTGTACCTGTTGCAGATACCGCTTTAGTTACTAACTTACAAGACAATTCAGGTGAAACACCTATAGTTGCTTTTGTTGAAGATGTATCAAACAACGCAACACCAGAGGTTATTACAAGAACATATAGTATTACCGATGATTGTGGTAATGTTACTAACGTAACACAACAAATTACCAGAATGCCATCGCCTCCTCCAACAGCAATGTGCCAAGATATTGATGTAATATTAGATACTACCGGAAATGCAACTATAACTGCAGATCAAATAGATAATGGGTCTTCTGCTTGTAGTGGTGCTGTTACATTATCTGCTTCACAAACTGAATTCACTTGTAGCAATGTTGGTGTAAACACCGTTACACTTACCGTAACAGATGTAAGTGGACAAACAGCAACCTGTGATGCAACGGTAACTGTTATTGATGACATCAATCCCGAAGCACTTTGCCAACCTGTTACAATTTACTTAGACGCGGCTGGCGTAGCAACATTAGCTCCAAGTGACATAGACAATGGCTCTAACGATATTTGCGGTATTAAATCTTTAGAAGTTGATAAAGACACTTTTTCTTGTACAGACTTAGGAACAAACACCGTAACGCTTACCGTAACGGATAATAGTGATAATGCTTCTACTTGTACCGCAGAAGTTACTGTTGTAGATAATATACCTCCAACAGCTATTTGTGCTAATATTACGGTGCAATTAGATGCTAGTGGTAACGCTAGTATTAATCCTGAAGATATTGATGGCGGTTCTAGTGATAATTGTTCAACAATTACGTTTTCTGCTTCTAAAACTGCTTTTACTTGTGATGATTTAGGTGTAAACTCAATAACACTAACTGTTACAGATGCTAATAGTTTAGAAACTACATGTACTGCTGAAGTTACTGTTGTTGATAGTATTGCTCCAGAAGCTATATGTTTTAATGAAATAGATGTCGCTATTGATAGTGCTGGTAATGCTTCAATTACTGTAGCCGATATAAATAATGGATCTACTGATAATTGTTCTATCGATAGTATCACTATAGATAAAACAAATTTTGATTGTAGTAATATTGGTGCAAACACTGTAACCTTAACAGTTACTGATACGTCAGGTAACAGCGACACTTGTACAACTACAGTTAATATTGTAGATAACCAAGGACCAGCTGTAGCATGTAAAAGTATAACTGTTGAATTAGATGCAAATGGTGTAGCTACTATTGTGCCGGGAGATGTGGATGATGGTTCTAGTGATTGTAGCGGACTAAGCTCTACAACATTATCGCAAACAACATTCGACTGTTCTAATTTAGGTGCTAACAATGTTACCTTAACTGTTACTGATAATGGTGGCAACGTAGAAAGTTGTATTGCTGTTGTAACTGTTGTAGATAATGTTAAACCTACAGTTATTTGTCAGAATATTGTAGCGCAATTAGATGCTACAGGAAATGTAACAATTAATGCTACTGATGTTGATAATGGCTCGAATGACGCTTGTGGAATAGACACACTTACTTTAGATGTTACAGATTTTACTTGTGATAATATTGGCGCAAACACGGTAACACTAAACGTTATAGATGTAAACGGAAATTCAGAAACTTGTACTGCAACTGTTACGGTTGAAGATAATGTTGCTCCTACCGCTCTATGCCAAGCCATAACGGTTCAATTAGACGCTACAGGTAATGCAACCATTACTCCAAGCCAAATAGATAATGGTTCTACAGACTCATGTGGAATTGATACACGTACTCTTGATATTACAACTTTCGATTGTTCAAATATAGGTGACAATACTGTAGAATTAACAATAACCGATATAAACGGAAATGCTTCTTCTTGTACTACAACAGTAACAATAGAAGATAATGTAGCTCCTACAGTTCTTTGCCAAGCCATAACAGTTCAATTAGATGCTGCTGGTAACGCAAGTATTACTCCAGAACAAATAGATAATGGTTCTACAGATTCATGTGGAATTGATACACGTACTCTTGATATTACAACTTTTAATTGTTCAACTATTGGTGACAATACTGTAGAATTAACAGTAACCGATATAAACGGAAATGCTTCTTCTTGTACTACAACAGTAACCGTAGAAGATAATGTAGCTCCAGTTGGAATTTGCCAACCTTTTACAGCACAATTAGATGCTTCAGGTAGTGTGACCATTACTCCAGACGACGTTAATAATGCTTCAACTGATGCTTGTGGTATTCAATCGCTTTCATTAGATAAAACAACTTTCGACTGTACTAGTATTGGAGACAACACTGTGGAATTAACAGTAACAGATAATAACGGAAATACATCTACTTGTACAACAACAGTAACCATTGAAGATAATATAGCGCCAGTAGTGTTATGTAAAGATGCTACGGTTCAATTATCTGGAGAAGGTTTTATTACTATTTCTCCTGTTGATATTGATAATGGATCTTACGATTCATGTAGTACTGTAACAATGACTGTCTCTCCAAGTATTTTAGAATGTTCTAATGTTGGTGAGAATACAGTAACTTTAACTGTAAAGGATTTAAACGGAAACGAAGAGAAGTGTACTGCGATAGTAACTGTGGAAGATATTACACCGCCAACTGTTTTATGCCAAGCTATAACGGTTCAATTAGACGCTGATGGTAATGCAAGTATTACTCCAGAGCAAATAGATAATGGTTCTACAGACTCATGTGGAATTGATACACGTACTCTTGATATTACAACTTTCGATTGTTCAACCATTGGTGACAATACAGTAGAATTAACAGTAACCGACATAAATGGTAATAGCGCAACTTGTACAACAATAGTAACTGTTGAAGATAACATTGCTCCAACTGTTATTTGTCAAGATATCGTTGTTCAATTAAATAGTTCAGGAATTGCAACTATTACTGCTGAAGATGTAGATAACGGATCTAATGATGCTTGTGGTATTCAAAGTACTAGTTTAGATATAACAACTTTCGACTGTTCTGACGTTGGAGTAAATACAGTAACACTAAAAGCTGTTGATGCAAATGGTAACGAATCGACTTGTGATGCTTTAGTAACTGTTGAAGATAATGTAGCTCCTGTTATTGCTTGTAAAAATATTACAGTACGTTTAGATGAAACAGGTTCTGTAATTATCGAGCCAAGTGATATTGATGATGGTTCTTCAGATTGTAGCAGTGAGGTAACACTTGCAGCTTCTCAAACCGTATTCGATTGTTCTAATATTGGCGCAAACACTGTGACATTAACGGTTACAGATGCTTATGGAAACGCTGGTACATGTGATGCACTAGTAACAGTACTAGACATTGTTCCTCCAACAGCTATATGTCAAGCCATAACGGTTCAATTAGATGCCGATGGAAATGCGACTATAACACCTGAACAAATTGATAATGGATCTAATGATGCTTGCGGTATTCAAGATCTTAGTTTAGATATAACAACTTTCGACTGTTCAAATATTGGAGATAACACTGTAGAACTTACGGTTACAGACAATAATGATAACGTATCAACATGTACAGCTATTGTAACTGTTGAAGATACCACTGCTCCTGAAGCCATTTGTAAAGACATTACTATTCAATTAAATAGTGCTGGAAATGCTGATATTGTTGCTAATGATATAGATGGAGGTTCCACCGATAATTGTGGTATTCCTGCACTAAGCGCATCTCAACTTAACTTTACCTGTGCAGATATTGGGGCTAACACTGTTACCCTTACCGTAACAGATTCTAGCGGTAACGAAGATACTTGTACAGCTACAGTAACTGTTGAAGATACTATTGATCCAACAGTTGAATGTAAAAACATAACAGTACAATTAGATAATACAGGAACAGTTTCAATTTTACCAGAAGATGTTGATAATGGTTCTGCAGATTGTAGTGGCGAAGTTTCTCTTTCTGTTTCTCAAACAACATTCGATTGTACTAACATTGGCGAAAACACAGTAACACTTACTGTTACCGATATAAATGGAAACGATAGTTTCTGTGATGCTATTGTTACTGTTGAAGATATTACACCTCCAACAGCAATATGCCAAGCTATTACAGTGCAATTAGATGCTGACGGAAACGCAACAATAACTCCTGACCAAATTGATAATGGTTCAAATGATGCTTGTGGTATTCTAAGTACTAGTTTAGATATAACCACTTTCGATTGTTCAAATATTGGAGACAACACGGTAGAACTTACGGTTACAGATAACAACAACAATGTTTCTACATGTTCTGCTATTGTAACTGTTGAAGATAACATTGCACCAGAAGCTATATGCCAAAGCATTACAGTACAATTAGATTCTAACGGTACCGCTACTATTGTGGCTGACGATATAGATAATGGTTCTAACGATAATTGTGGAACAGTAACACTTGCTGCTTCTCAAACCATTTTTACATGTACAGATGTTGGAGATAACAACATTACATTAGAAGTAACAGATGCTAATAACAATGTAAGTACTTGTACTGCCATTGTAACGGTAGAAGATAACCTTCCGCCAACAATTTTATGTCAAGATATCACGGTTCAATTAGATAGCGATGGTTTAGCTACTATAGCGGCATTAGATATCGATGGTGGATCTACAGATGCTTGCGGGACAGTTTCATTAACAGCTTCTCAAGCTAGTTTCGATTGTTCTAATATTGGAGATGTTATTGTTACATTAACAGCAACCGATGTAAACGGAAACTCAAGTACTTGCGATGCAACAGTAACTGTAGAGGATAATATTGCTCCTACTATCACTTGCCCTGCCGATGTTGTTATAACAGCCGATGCAGGTCAGTGTACTGCAACTAATGTAGACTTAGGTCTTACAACAACAAGCGATAATTGTGAAGTAGCCTCTATTACAAATAATGCTTTAGAGCCATTTGTTTTAGGTGAAACTATTGTAACATGGACAGTAACTGATACATCAGGAAACGAAACGACTTGCGAACAAAAAGTAACAGTAACAGATGGTAATTTACCAGAAGTTGTTTGTCCTGCAGATGTTTCAGTATTTGTAGATGCAGATTCTTGCAACGCAACAAATGTAGAATTAGGTACTTTAGATATTCAAGATTGTACAAGCGTTATTACAGTAAACGATGCGCCAGAAGCTTTTCCTATTGGAGATACGCTAGTAACATGGACGGTAACAGATTCTGAAGGTAATATTAGCACCTGTACACAAACAGTAACGGTTGTAGATAATATTCCTCCAACTTTCGTTGAAGAATTACCTGCAGAAACAATCACTATTGAATGTAACGTCGTTCCTACTCCTGAAACATTTACAGGGGCTGATAATTGCGCTACACCAGTAGTTACTTTTAATGAAGAACGTACAGACGGATCTTGTACTAATAACTATACTTTAGTTAGAACATGGACAGTAACAGATGCAGCTAATTTAACAACTAGCTTTACACAAACTATAACAGTACAAGATACCACCGCTCCTACATTTGTTGGCGATTTACCTAGTGCTAATTTAGTGGCTGAATGTGACACGGTTCCTACGGCAGAAACATTAACTGCTGAAGATTCTTGCGGAACAGCAACAGTTACGGTACAAGATATCATTACAAATGGTGATTGTACCTCTAATTATACTATTGCAAGAGTTTGGACAGCGGAAGATGAATGTGAAAACAAAACATCTTACACGCAAATAATTTCAGTTCGCGATACTACGCCTCCCGTTTTCGATGCGCCTTTACCTGCTGAAACACTAGAAGTGGAATGTGATGCCATTCCTGATGCTGAAGTTTTAACTGCAACTGACAATTGTGGTAATGCTGCTGTAGAAGTGAATGATGTAAGAACGGATGGCGATTGTCCTTCTAATTATATCATAACAAGAACATGGACAGCAACAGACGATTGTGATCTTATAGCAGAACATACGCAAATAATTACCGTTATAGATACTACAGCTCCAACACCTAGTACTACTTTCGATGCGATACTAGATGTAAGTTGTACAGATATTCCAGAAGTGCCAACAATTGAGTTTACAGATAATTGTTCGGATAATGTTACTGTTGAATACAGCGAAACAAATTCATTTGATAAAACGGTTTTAGTAGATTACCAAATTGTAAGATCTTGGAAAGCTACTGATGCTTGTGATAACAGTGAAACTTACACGCAAACATTAAATGTTGCTTTAGATGAAATTTATAGCGATATCGTTGCACCAGACTGGTGTTACAAAGAAGGTGTTTTAGATTTAAATGAATTTATTGATCCTGCCTTAGATACCGATGGTACTTGGGAATTATTAGAAGGTGATTTAAAAGCTACTTTAACAAATAACTTATTCGATCCTTCTACTCTAGAGCTTAGCGCAGATTTCTTACCTAATGATGGTGGAATTGATTATCTATTCAGATACTCTACAACAAACAATGGTTGTATCAGCATTACAGAGATTACAATGAATATCCATGCGGATTGTGATGTATTACCTTGTGGTGAAAATGATATTGCAATTTCTACTGCTATTACACCAAACGGTGATGGTATAAACGATACGTTCGATATCTCTGGAATAGATTTATGTGGCTTTGTTGCTAGCGTAAAAATATTCAACCGTTGGGGCGCTATAGTTTACGAATCTTCTAACTACACTTTAGGTAGCATGTCTACTTCTGGTAGCGAAGGCGATTGGGATGGTTACTCTCCTACTTCTGCAATAGGAAACAATGGAAAATTACCTAACGGAACATATTATTATATTATTCATTTACAAGATAGTGGATTAGCACCTTTAACTGGCCCAATATATTTAGGAACAAAATAA
- a CDS encoding type IX secretion system membrane protein PorP/SprF, which translates to MKFLKQNIIAIALFSCTVGIAQQLPQFTQYMYNTISINPAYAGSREALSIVGLHRSQWVGFKGGPITQTLSIHTPLRNDRIGLGLSFIEDDLGPQNFSYLYADFSYSIPTGKNGKLAFGLKGGFTQFSFDTDFRLETSNLSDPLIFGAEDRWTPNIGAGVYWSTDRIYAGLSAPRILNNDINNKNDFEALERVSYYFTVGGVLDISQDFKFKPAALIKATNGAPVSYDLTANFLYKEKIWLGGSYRINEQTAAIGGIVDFQVSRQLRLGYAYEKPISEIADYTTGTHEVLLIYEFKFLSSKLKSPRYF; encoded by the coding sequence ATGAAATTTTTAAAACAAAACATAATAGCTATTGCATTGTTTAGCTGTACAGTTGGAATTGCGCAACAACTACCGCAATTTACCCAGTACATGTACAATACAATCTCTATAAACCCAGCTTATGCTGGTAGTAGAGAAGCATTAAGCATTGTTGGATTGCACAGAAGCCAATGGGTTGGTTTTAAAGGCGGACCAATTACACAAACTTTATCGATACATACACCGTTAAGAAACGATCGTATTGGTTTAGGTTTATCTTTTATTGAAGACGATTTAGGACCCCAGAACTTTTCATATTTATATGCCGATTTCTCATACTCAATTCCAACAGGGAAAAACGGTAAATTAGCATTTGGATTAAAAGGTGGATTTACACAGTTTAGTTTCGATACCGATTTTAGATTAGAAACCTCTAACCTTTCAGATCCATTAATTTTTGGAGCTGAAGACCGTTGGACACCAAACATTGGAGCTGGAGTTTACTGGAGTACAGATCGTATTTACGCAGGTTTATCTGCACCGAGAATCCTAAATAATGACATTAACAATAAAAATGACTTCGAAGCCTTAGAGCGTGTTAGTTATTACTTTACTGTTGGTGGTGTTTTAGATATTAGTCAAGATTTTAAATTCAAACCAGCAGCGTTAATTAAAGCAACTAATGGCGCTCCGGTATCATACGATTTAACTGCAAATTTCCTTTACAAAGAAAAAATATGGTTAGGCGGATCTTATAGAATAAACGAACAAACAGCTGCTATTGGTGGTATTGTAGATTTTCAAGTATCTAGACAATTACGTTTAGGTTATGCTTACGAAAAACCAATTTCAGAAATTGCCGATTACACAACAGGAACACATGAGGTTCTTTTAATTTATGAATTCAAATTCTTGAGTTCTAAATTAAAATCTCCTCGTTATTTCTAA